A single region of the Polyodon spathula isolate WHYD16114869_AA chromosome 5, ASM1765450v1, whole genome shotgun sequence genome encodes:
- the LOC121316322 gene encoding forkhead box protein N2-like: MGPVIGMSPDKKAETPGIQELVGSPAATCGMGTLPEAESAASPKATSVDKGLGDDEELTNLNWLHENLLQNFTLGTETQPSVSPLYDIEGGGAVPACSSSCSEGQEKDSLKSKPPYSFSLLIYMAIEQSRNKCLPVKEIYSWILDHFPYFANAPTGWKNSVRHNLSLNKCFRKVERNLGKANGKGSLWCVDPEYRPNLIQALKKQHFPAAHAFCTPPASPLSGSSPPQHLILQDQGCSLKESDIDAATAMMLLNSSPEQHGMHCGKPGQSRVLPRKRSYSHHHHHHSSSSSRVPGVQDNPIDLSRPETAVVNNDPKEDHNYSATLQHCVSRSSVSRSSVSSLSSVDEAFEYAPQARRAGSEGFHSDEDSDLAEELEQAKDRLGDSGYGSQQRAAKGPAGKKPRKEVKQEIDEELKEAAGSLLHLAGIRTCLDASRRTAKSKRQSKK, encoded by the exons ATGGGTCCGGTAATTGGAATGTCGCCAGATAAGAAAGCAGAAACCCCTGGGATACAAGAGCTTGTGGGATCGCCGGCTGCCACGTGCGGAATGGGCACCCTGCCGGAAGCAGAGAGCGCGGCTAGCCCCAAAGCGACCAGTGTGGACAAGGGGCTGGGCGACGACGAGGAGCTCACCAACCTCAACTGGCTGCATGAGAACCTGTTGCAGAACTTCACGCTGGGCACTGAGACCCAGCCCAGCGTCAGCCCCCTGTACGACATCGAGGGGGGTGGCGCCGTGCCAGCCTGCTCCTCCTCTTGCTCTGAAGGCCAGGAGAAGGACTCGCTCAAGTCCAAGCCCCCCTACTCCTTCAGCCTCCTGATCTACATGGCCATCGAGCAGTCCCGCAACAAGTGCCTGCCCGTCAAGGAGATCTACAGCTGGATCCTCGACCACTTCCCTTATTTTGCCAACGCCCCCACGGGCTGGAAGAATTCCGTGAGGCACAACCTGTCCCTGAACAAATGTTTTCGGAAAGTGGAGCGGAATCTGGGCAAG GCGAATGGGAAGGGATCCCTGTGGTGTGTGGACCCGGAGTACAGACCCAACCTGATACAAGCACTGAAGAAGCAGCACTTCCCAGCAGCACATGCATTCTGCACACCGCCTGCCTCTCCTCTAAG TGGTTCCTCACCCCCTCAACATTTGATTCTTCAAGATCAAGGATGTTCTCTAAAAG AGTCTGATATTGATGCTGCCACTGCCATGATGCTTTTAAATTCTTCCCCAGAGCAACACGGGATGCACT GTGGCAAGCCTGGGCAGTCCAGAGTGCTGCCTCGAAAGAGGAGCTacagccaccaccaccaccatcacagcagcagcagcagcagggtgcCAGGGGTGCAGGATAACCCTATCGATCTCTCCCGGCCAGAAACTGCCGTCGTCAACAATGACCCCAAGGAGGATCACAACTACAGCGCCACGTTGCAGCACTGCGTGTCTCGCTCCAGCGTGTCTCGCTCCAGCGTGTCGTCCCTGTCCTCTGTCGATGAGGCCTTCGAGTACGCCCCCCAAGCACGGCGGGCGGGCAGTGAGGGTTTCCATAGCGACGAGGACTCGGACCTGGCGGAGGAGCTGGAGCAGGCAAAGGATCGGCTGGGAGACAGCGGCTACGGGTCCCAGCAGCGTGCAGCCAAGGGCCCGGCCGGCAAGAAGCCGCGCAAGGAAGTGAAGCAGGAGATCGATGAGGAGCTGAAGGAGGCAGCTGGGTCCTTACTGCACCTCGCAGGCATTCGCACGTGCTTAGATGCCTCGAGACGCACAGCCAAGAGCAAGAGGCAAAGCAAAAAATAA